A genome region from Labrus mixtus chromosome 9, fLabMix1.1, whole genome shotgun sequence includes the following:
- the oafa gene encoding out at first protein homolog: MFASCICAASVRILTRLCALVLVVAVGFGSELRVRVRLSDGLVTDEVLEADSERDSISLEFKQGDGTLITFVADFKQDVKIFRALILGELERGQNQYQALCFISRLSRNEIIPSESMARLRQKNPQAIRLAEERRGLEQLTMSAAVNLSRAWQLSSHIHNMCSEAREAIYTREADVKHWLDKGVDGSMFETLPHTTEVPSFQACHSTKDLWQPCLCTYSLRLEWYPCQLKYCRSRDTTGKGSNYKCGIKSCSKGYHFTYYVPQKQLCLWDEET, from the exons ATGTTTGCGAGTTGCATCTGTGCGGCTTCAGTTCGGATACTGACCCGTCTCTGCGCCCTGGTACTGGTGGTCGCTGTGGGATTCGGGTCGGAGCTGCGGGTCCGGGTCCGGCTCTCGGACGGACTGGTGACCGATGAGGTGTTGGAGGCGGACAGTGAGAGAGACTCCATATCACTCGAGTTCAAACAAGGAGATGGGACGCTCATCACTTTTGTGGCGGACTTCAAGCAG GATGTGAAAATATTCCGAGCGCTGATCCttggagagctggagagagggCAGAACCAGTACCAGGCCCTGTGCTTCATCTCTCGCCTAAGCCGCAATGAGATCATACCCAGCGAGTCCATGGCTCGTCTAAGACAG AAAAACCCTCAGGCCATTCGCTTGGCAGAGGAGCGGCGAGGACTGGAACAGCTGACGATGAGCGCAGCGGTCAATCTAAGCCGGGCCTGGCAACTCAGCTCCCATATCCACAACATGTGCAGCGAAGCCCGGGAGGCCATCTACACCAGAGAGGCTGATGTTAAACACTGGCTGGACAAAG GAGTGGATGGCTCCATGTTTGAGACCCTGCCCCACACAACAGAGGTGCCCAGCTTTCAGGCTTGTCATTCTACTAAAGACTTGTGGCAACCGTGTCTCTGCACATACAGCCTGCGTCTGGAGTGGTACCCGTGTCAGTTAAAGTACTGCCGCAGCAGGGACACAACAGGAAAAGGCTCGAACTACAAATGTGGCATAAAGAGCTGCAGCAAGGGCTACCATTTCACCTACTATGTCCCCCAAAAACAGCTCTGTCTATGGGATGAGGAGAcctaa